The genomic window CGTCGGGGGTCCCGCCGGCCATCTCCATGACCCACCCCTCTTCGGTGTCGCCCACCAGAAGCGTCTCGCCTGTCCCGTAGTAGCCGTAGGTGTCGATCAGCCCCCCCATCAGCGTCACCGCCTCCCGTGCGGTGGTGCAGCGTTCGAGGGCCACCCGGGAAAGCTCGGCACTGTAGAAAATCCGCTTCCCCGGCTCCGGTTCAGGCTGTACCTTGGCGCCGTTGGTGCACTCGCCGATCATCAGCTGGTGCTCGTTCATGATCCCGTAGTTGCCGTCGAAGTACGCGTAGGTGTGTTCCACCTGAGGGATATATCCGATAGGAATCGTATTCTGATGGTCGTTCATTTTGTAGCCCGCCCCGCGGTCGGGACAGACCAGTCGCGGATACATCCCCGCATTGTACTGCGGCTTCTCGCCCAACGCCACGGCGGAGTAGTAGACAGGCCGGAGCGACCCGGGCTTGTGGTCCCTGGCCGGCACATAGATCAGACGCTGATCCGCCAGTTCATCGTCGTCGGAATGCGCCACAATCACCGAACCGTCCACGGTGGCCCCTTTGGTTGCCAGGATGGTGGTGCATGCCTGTGCGGGTCCGGCCAGGACGACCGCAAGGGCTACCGCAACCACCACAATCGCTGCACTCGCTTTACCTTTCATGCTGCACGCTCCTCTCCTCTGCACAAGATGGGCTCTGTTTTACCCTCTTCCAGCCCGCCACCGCCCGTATTCCATATACACCTGTGTGGTGGCGGCCACATGCCCGCCCTGGAGGCGACGGAGGATATGGAAGGCTCCGTCGATACCCGCCGACACCCCGGCGGCCGTCAGGAGCTTGCCGCTTTCCACGAACCGCGCCTCCCTGGAGACCACACAATCGGGAGCCAGTCTCCCGATATCCTCCACAACGGAATGGTGGGTCGTACAGCGCCGCCCCTCCAGCAATCCGGCCGCCGCAAGGATCCGGGCACCGGAACAGACAGAAAAGACGATCTCCGCCGTCGCCGCACTCCGGCGGACCCACCGGAGCACCTCCGGCCTCCCGATGATCTCTTTGGTCCCCTCTCCGCCGGGCAGAACAAGGATATCGATATGGGGGTGGTCCCTAAGATCCCACTCCGCCGACAGGATCAGGCCGTTGATCGTCCGCACCGAATCCCCCGCGACACTCAGTGCAAAGGTCTCGAACAGCACCGAATCATGGAGCATGGACGCGGCGGAGAAGACCTCGTACGGGCCTGTTGCGTCAAGAAGTTCCATATCGTCGAAGACAAGGATACCCACTCGCTTCATTATACCCCTCCGATCAAACAGCAACTCGACATGCCGCCCACCGTCGTCTGCCGGGGATATCCCGTATCCTCCAGACAGAGCATCGCACACAACCTGTTGTTGAGGCTGCACCGCAGGCAGAGACATCCAAAGGAGAACGCCCCAGAGGAACCATTACGGCACCTTTGGGGCGGGAATCGTTACGGTGCGGTGGTGTCCTTCAGACCCTGCCGGTACTCGTGATTGTACTCGTACGTAACCCCCTTCCAGAGGGAGTAGCAGAGCACCAGCATGATGATCGTGAAGGGCAACGCCGAGGAGATCGCCATCTTGCGGAGGGCGTTGAGCCCCCCCGAGGCCAGCAGGATCGCCGCCACCGAGGACTGCATGATGCCCCAGATAAACTTGCGGTAGGCACGGGGGTTGAGCTCCCCCTGGGTGGTCATCATGGCCAGGACAAGGGTCGACGAGTCAGCCGAGGTTACAAAGAAGATGGTGAGCAACATCAGGGCGAAGCCGGTGAGCAACCAGCTCAGGGGATAGTAGGTGAAGACGTTGAACAGTCCGGTGGAGATGTTTTCCACCGTGGCCGCAGCGATATCGTAGCCCTGACGGATCTCCAGATCGAAGGCGGCGCCGCCGAAAACGGCGAACCAGATGAAGGTCAACAGCGAGGGCACGAGGAGCGCCCCGAGGACAAACTCCCGGATCGTCCGGCCTCTGGAGATACTGGCCACAAAGAGCCCCACGAAGGGCGACCAGGAGATCCAGGTGGCCCAGAAAAAGAGCGTCCAGTCCTTGGTCCACTGGTAGCCCTGGAAGGGGTTGGCGCTCAGGCTCATGGACAACAGCGATGAGAGGTAGTCGCCGGTGGTGGTGATCAGCACGTTCAGGATAAAGGTGGTGGGGCCGATGAAGAGCATCGCGAAGAGCAGCACCGCCGCTATGCCGATGTTGGCCCGGCTGAGCACCTGGATCCCCCTGTCCAGCCCGCGCATGGCGGAGATCATGTACATGACCGTCACGATGGCGATGATGGCGAACCAGGTCGTCATCGTATCGGGCACCGCCGGAAAGACGTAGGCCAAACCGCTGGAGATCTGCATCGTTCCCAGTCCGAGGGAGGTGGCGATCCCAAAGACGACAGCGAACACAGCCAGGATATCCACAGCATACCCCCATAGGCCGTAGATCCTCTCTCCCAACAGGGGATAGAGCGCACTCGAAATCAGCGGCGGCATGCCGCGGCGGAAACAGAAATAGGCGATGCTGAGGCTCATGACCACATAGATCGCCCAGGGCTGCAGTCCCCAGTGGAAGAAGACGTGCCGCATGGCGAACCGTGCCGCATCGGCGGAGGAACCGGCGATCCCGGCAGGGGGATTGGTATAGTGCATCAGCGGCTCCGAGACCCCCCAAAAGACCAGGCCGATCCCCATGCCGGCGGCGAAGAGCATGCTGAACCAGGCAAAGTAGCTGTACTGTGGTTTTTCGCTGTCCTTCCCCAGCTTGATTCTTCCGTACTTGCTGAAGGCCAGGGTCAGACTGAAGACAAGAAAGATAAAGGGAGCGATGGTGTACCCCCAGCTGAAATGCTCGAGAATCCCTTCATGGACGGCAGAAGAAAGGGCGTCGAACTCCCGGGGAGCAACGACACCGAAGGTGATGATCGTTCCCACCATGATGAAGGAGATGACAAAGACGATGTTCTCTTTCAGCCACATAGCAGCCGCTACCCCCTCTCCCCGCTCTTGCTGTAGCCCGTAACCGCCAGCGACTCCACGGGAACGACCAGAAGCGAACAGGGGGCGGTGCGCGCCAGCATCTCCGCTGTGGACCCCAGCATCGAACCAAAGGGGCTCGGTGCATCGTATTTCCCCAGGACGATCAGATCGACATCTCCCTGCTTCGCCTGACGGACGATCCGTTTCGAGGGACGTCCCAGTGCGGAGATTGTCTCCACCTCCCCGAACCATCCGGAACACTCTCCGGCAAGGCGGTTGAGATTCATCCCGACCTGGGTCCGGCGCGTCTTCTCGGCTCTCGGGTCGGGGGCACGCTCACCCACATGCAGCAGAACGAGGGTGTCCGCCTTGATCCCTTCATGTTTCAGATAGGGCATCACCACACTGTCTGTGGCCTGAAAAGCTGTGGCGTACATGATTCTGTCCACTCCCCCGCTCTGCCGCCGCTGCATGACACCCTTCGCTTTATAGACCGCCACAGGCCGGTCGGACAGACGGATCACATCGCGGACCACGCTCCCCAAAAGCGCGATCCGGACAATCATCTTCGGCTTCCAGGGCAGAACGATCAGCCCGACATTCCGTTCGCTCGCGTAACTGCAGATCACCGTCGCCACATGGCCGGTTTTGATCACAGCCTCCCCCTTGAATCCCTCCTCTTCCAGCTGCTTACGCAGTGCTTCCAGTTTCTCCCGTGCCGGAGCCTCCGGGCTTGGTTCGTTTTCCGCCACGTGGAGCAGCAGCACCCTCTGTGCCGAAAGATGCTGCAGCATCTTCATCACGCCCCTGTTCTGGGACTCCGACTCCTGCAAACTCACCGGCCATAGGACAGTGGAAAACATGGCACCCCCCGTTTCTCTCCCCGCATCGGTGTGCCGTCAGCATGCGGGGAAGGTTGTAATGGACATCGACAGATAGGTCTGCGGACAGGATCAATGACCGCATCATAATGCCATTCGCCCGGAAACGTCCAGCGGACTTCCAGACAACCTTCGTCCGCACTCCTTTGCATGCGGCGCACACGCCAACCACACCCCGGCGATTCCAGACCCACAGGCCACCCTTTCAAAAGAATATCACTACATGATTCCTTTGTTCCGGCATTACAGAAAAGGGCAGTCTCCGCCGGGGAACGGCAACGCCTCCTGAGGGATCCCGCCCTGTTGTGCCCCGGCGCCGACGCTTTCCGCCAAGCCGCTTGACGGGTACGGTGTCACCGTTATAATATGCCCTGACATGGGCCGGAGTGGCGGAATGGTAGACGCGCCTGACTCAAAATCAGGTGGGCTTTGCGCTCGTGGGGGTTCGAGTCCCCCCTCCGGCACCACTTTCGTTGGATCAAAAGACACCCCGCCCCGTAGCGCTTCCCTCTCCCTGCTTCAGCCGAATTCCAGACATTTAGTCCTGTATGCCCTCCCGCCAGTCATGTGCTCCGTGGCAATAGGGAGCATAGCTGCAGCGCGCACAGCGGGGATGACCCTTGGGGTAGACCTCCGGCGGCGTCCCGCATTCCAGAACCTTTCGGGCCTCCCGGAGCAGATCGCCGAGCTCCTTCCGGGCCCTGCGATTCCATGGAACGCGAAACTCCTTCCCTGAATAGTGCAAACGCCCCTCCCGTACCGGGTAACCCGCTTGTTCCAGAAGACTGCAGTACACAAGCACCTGTACGCGGTGGCCCTCCAGCGGCTCCTCCCTGGCACCGCTTTTGTACTCGTGGGGGATGTAGCGCCTTCCCCGGCGTGTCACGGCATCGGGCCGTCCGGAGAGCCCGCCGGAGCGCCAGAGACGGCTGTCCAGCTCCACCAGCCGCTCTCGTCGGGCAAAGAGCAGCCACAGCAGCAATCCGGCACAGAGCAGCACGGCCGGCGGCAGCACCTTCGCTTCTAGCGCGTCAGCAAGAGCCACGCCGTGCCCCCCAGCAGAAGAAGCGCCACCGTCAGCCGCCAGGTTGCCGACCAGATCGCCCGCAGTCGGAACCAGCGGCCCCAAATGCGGTGACGCCTCCTCCCTTCCTGCATCCGCTCCCCTCCGGACACAGGAGGAACGACCCCGTGCCCGCGGAACCAGGCCGCCCGTTCGCAGAAGGCAAACTGGCCGAGCAACGAAGCGGAGATATCCCTCTCCCGCCACGCCTTCCCTTCAGTCATTCCACGTTGCCCCTTTCACCCTGACAGTTCCATTGACAAATCACCCGTTCCCTCTAGGCTAACGGTAGCGTACACTGGTGTCAGGCGATACGCCACCCATAACAGCGCGTAAGGAGTGAGAATATGGCACAACAACGTCGCTACCCCGGATGCTTTGTCTGCGGACTTCCCGAGGAAAATCCCCGGGCGCTGCAGGTTCCCATCGAGTGGGACGCAGAGGGACAGAGGACCTATCTGCCGTTCACCCCCGACAGGACATGGTGCGGGTTTGAGGATGTTGTCCACGGCGGAATTTTGACCGCTATCTGTGACGACGCCATGGCCTGGGCCCTGCGCGAACAGACAGGCCAATGGGCCGCAACGGGCAGCATCAACGTCCGCTACCGCGCACCGGTCAAAACAGACGCGGAGTACCGTGCCGTCGGACGCGTGGAGCGTATCGACGAACGCAAGGCAAAGACAGCCGCCGAGATCACCGATCTGGAGGGGACCGTCTTTGTCGAAGCGACGGCGATCTTCGTCTTTCTCGAAGGACGTCCCGAAAAGGGCGTGCTCCGGTAGCATCGGCCCCGGCGCAGGGGACAACGGAACAAAAGGAGGATACTACTGCATGGAATCGACATGGATCACCACAGGTGGTGGAGATAAAGGGAAGACCTCACTGGGCAACGGAGAACGGGTCCCCAAGGACGCCCCCAGGGTCATCCTCTACGGGACCCTCGACGAGTGCCAGGCTGCCATCGGAATGGCCCGGGCGACATGCTGCGAAGAGGGCATCCAGAAGCAGCTTTTCACGCTGGAAGAGAATCTCGGTTTTGTGATGGGCTACTTCGCCCTCTACCCCGGACTCCCGGAACCCAACCCCGAGACACTGGAACATATCGTCGATAAGGCGAAGGAAGTGGTGGGAGAAACCTTCCGCTTTGTCCGCCCCGGCGATTCGGAGCCCGGCGCCGCCCTCCATCTCGCGCGCACCATTGCCCGGCGGGCGGAACGGATGGCGCTCCCTCTCTACAGGAACGGCGACATCGGCGACCCCTCCTACACCTACGTCAATCGCCTCTCCGACGCCATCTATGCCCTCTCGCTCTGGACCGATTACGTCAATTCGGGCTGTGGGAAGGAAGGATCCTGACAGAAAGAAAACACCCACCTCCAGGTGACACTCTGTGGCGTCCTCGCCTGTTTTTGCGTATAATGAGTATCGTATACTTTTTCCCATCCTTGGAGGACACCGCACATGACTGCAAACCCTCTTTCACCTGCAGAAAATCAAGACCTGCGCCAGATTGTTCACGATAAGGTACGGGAAGCCATTCTGGATGGCCACTTTCTTCCCGGAGAACGGCTTTCCGAGGTTGAGCTGGCCGAACAGCTCAACGTGTCCCGCACCCCCGTCAGAGAGGCAATACGGCAGCTGGCCCAGACGGGCATCATCGAACTCCGTCCCCGCAAGGGAGCCTTTGTGGCGCTCCTCAGCATCAAGGATGTCAACGATCTCTACGAACTCAGATCAGCGCTGGAGCTCATGGCGGTGCAGGACATCTGCAAGAACCCGCCCCGGGAAGAGCTGATGAAGATGCACCATGTCTTTTCCTCAATGGACAATACCACAGACCCGCAGTACTTTCTGGAGGAAGACAGCCGATTCCACCGCCTGCTCAGAGGGGGGTCGGGCAACCGCTTCCTGGAAAAGGCCCTCACCAATGTCTTCGATCTCATCCAGCTCTGCCGCCTCTACTCGATAGCGGAAACCTCCATCGAGCGTTCACTGGAAGAACACAAATGCATCATCGATGCGGTCCTCCAGCAGGACAGCCGGAAAGCCACGGATGCCCTCCAGAACCACCTCAACTATTTCAGGGAATCGCTGATCAGCTACCTCAACAAACATCCGGAATTCACCAGGGGCCGCAGGGCCTCCTGATGGAGCGCCGGGCTGCGCACCTTTTTTGCGTTCCCAGTTCCGGCCGTTGCTTCCGTGCCCGCTTGGCCCGATCGGTTCACATGCCTGCGCCGGCAGCCTGCATACACCCCTGATACCAGGCGTAGAGGCTCTCCGGCGTACGGTCGGGAGCGATGCCGTAGCGGGTCAGCGCGAAATCGTACTTCGTGGGATCTTCGGGATTGACCCCGCGGAACCACTCCGTAGCCTCCACAGCAGCCCGCAAATCCGGGGTTTTCCTTGTGGTGCACCCCAACCGACAACAGATCCGATGCATGTGGGTATCCATCGGCAGAAGCAGCTGCGAGGGGGACAGGCAGCCCCATCCCCCCGGATCGACATGGTCCCGCCGGACCATCCACTTGCAGTACAGAAAGAGTCGTTTGCAGGCACTGCGGTCCCGTGGAGAGGCCAGCAGGGAATTGGGCTCACCCGCTCCGCAGGAGCGCAGCCTTCCGACCAGATGGGAGAGTCCCTGTACTGCAGGTTCGTCGCCGCCCATCCCTTTCTGTACCACCGCTTCCACAGAACCCTCCGTCCGAATCAGGCGCCCCAGGGCGGCGACCAGCCTCGCCAGCTCTCCGGCTGTGGTGAACCGATGCCGCCAGGCCCCAAGCTCCCCGAGCAATCGCTCCGGAGATTCGGCAACCATCTGCGCCGGTGCTGGTCCCAGCACGGCCAGCACCCGGTTCGCACTGTTGAGGATCTGTCGCACCCGGCCGTAGGCAAGGCCCGACACGATAAGGCCCACAACCTCCCTGTCTCTGACATCGGGGTAACCCTGTAACAGGGAAACGGGGTCCCCGGGCTCGTCCCGCAGACCCCCGCAGGATTGATAGATCTTCTCAAACCAGCGCCGTCGCGCAGACGCCAGGCTTCGGTCGTTACCCCCGTCGCCGTACGGCCCGGGCAACGGTTCTTCCCAATTCGCGACACCCTTCGAGATCATGCTCGGCAGGTACGTAGCGGACAGCCAGGCGGTCGGCGACACGCTCCATTTTCATATCATCCAGCTCCTGCTCCAGCAGTTTGACGGATTCCCCGCCCCATCCGTAGGAACCGAAGGCAGCGCCCAGTTTCCCCTGAGGACGCAGCCCTCTGAGATAACAGAGACAGTCGGCCATCCGCGGAAGGTATCCGTTGTTCAGTGTCGGGGAACCGAGGACAAGGGCATCGGCCTCCAGGAGGGCCGTCACGACGTCGCTCCGGTGACTGTCGGCAAGGCCCATGACGGTGACCTCCATTCCTTCGTCGATGCACCCCTCGGCAACGGCGTCGGCCATCTTCTCCGTGCTGTGCCACATGGTGTCGTAGACCACGACCACGCTGCCCCTGGTCTCATAGCGGCTCCAGGATGCATAGGCCCCGAGGATGGCCCCCGGATCGCCGCGCCAGATGACACCGTGGTCCGGCGCGATCATGTCGATGGGGAGGTTCATCTGTTCCACACTCTCCAGCAGCTTTTGCACAAGCGACGAGTAGGGCCAGAGGATATTGGCGTAGTACTTCGCCGCCTGATGCATCAGCATCGCCGTGGGCACCTCGTCGTCAAAGCGCTGACTGGTTGCATAGTGCTGTCCGAAGGCATCGCTGGAGATCAGTACCCGCTGATCCGGCAGATAGGAGAACATGCTGTCCGGCCAGTGGAGCATCTTGGTCTCGATAAACTGAACGTCACTCCTGCCCAGCGAGCGGGTCTCCCCGTTGGCCACCACTTCCAGCGGCCACGCCACCGCCTCGGGGAAGTGCGCCTCCAGGGCGAGTTTGCATGCCCTGGAACAGTAGACCCGCTCGGGCGCACAGAGGGAGATTGTCCGGGGCAGGCTCCCCGTATGGTCCATCTCTGCGTGGTTGACCACAATGGTATCGATACGATCGAGGGGGACCACCTCGGCGATCCGCCGGAGCATCTCCTCCGTGTGGGTGTGTTTCACCGTATCAAAAAGGGTCGCCCGCTCTCCATCAAAGAGCAGAAACGCATTGTAGGTAGAACCCTTCTCTGTGGAGTATCCGTGGAAATCCCGCAGCCCCCAGTCAATGGCGCCTACCCAGTAGAGGTTCTCCGCTACCTGCACAACACCCATCGCTATCTTCCTTTCGACAACAGGGATATCCCTACAGATCCTTCACGTCGTTGAAAATCGCTGTCGGCGC from Synergistales bacterium includes these protein-coding regions:
- a CDS encoding cob(I)yrinic acid a,c-diamide adenosyltransferase gives rise to the protein MESTWITTGGGDKGKTSLGNGERVPKDAPRVILYGTLDECQAAIGMARATCCEEGIQKQLFTLEENLGFVMGYFALYPGLPEPNPETLEHIVDKAKEVVGETFRFVRPGDSEPGAALHLARTIARRAERMALPLYRNGDIGDPSYTYVNRLSDAIYALSLWTDYVNSGCGKEGS
- a CDS encoding C69 family dipeptidase, encoding MKGKASAAIVVVAVALAVVLAGPAQACTTILATKGATVDGSVIVAHSDDDELADQRLIYVPARDHKPGSLRPVYYSAVALGEKPQYNAGMYPRLVCPDRGAGYKMNDHQNTIPIGYIPQVEHTYAYFDGNYGIMNEHQLMIGECTNGAKVQPEPEPGKRIFYSAELSRVALERCTTAREAVTLMGGLIDTYGYYGTGETLLVGDTEEGWVMEMAGGTPDGTSGLWVAKRVPDGEVFVAANEFRIREIKRDDPCILYSDNLFDVARERGWWSP
- a CDS encoding FprA family A-type flavoprotein translates to MGVVQVAENLYWVGAIDWGLRDFHGYSTEKGSTYNAFLLFDGERATLFDTVKHTHTEEMLRRIAEVVPLDRIDTIVVNHAEMDHTGSLPRTISLCAPERVYCSRACKLALEAHFPEAVAWPLEVVANGETRSLGRSDVQFIETKMLHWPDSMFSYLPDQRVLISSDAFGQHYATSQRFDDEVPTAMLMHQAAKYYANILWPYSSLVQKLLESVEQMNLPIDMIAPDHGVIWRGDPGAILGAYASWSRYETRGSVVVVYDTMWHSTEKMADAVAEGCIDEGMEVTVMGLADSHRSDVVTALLEADALVLGSPTLNNGYLPRMADCLCYLRGLRPQGKLGAAFGSYGWGGESVKLLEQELDDMKMERVADRLAVRYVPAEHDLEGCRELGRTVARAVRRRG
- a CDS encoding PaaI family thioesterase, with translation MAQQRRYPGCFVCGLPEENPRALQVPIEWDAEGQRTYLPFTPDRTWCGFEDVVHGGILTAICDDAMAWALREQTGQWAATGSINVRYRAPVKTDAEYRAVGRVERIDERKAKTAAEITDLEGTVFVEATAIFVFLEGRPEKGVLR
- a CDS encoding CRISPR-associated protein Cas4; translation: MTEGKAWRERDISASLLGQFAFCERAAWFRGHGVVPPVSGGERMQEGRRRHRIWGRWFRLRAIWSATWRLTVALLLLGGTAWLLLTR
- the cas4 gene encoding CRISPR-associated protein Cas4 is translated as MALADALEAKVLPPAVLLCAGLLLWLLFARRERLVELDSRLWRSGGLSGRPDAVTRRGRRYIPHEYKSGAREEPLEGHRVQVLVYCSLLEQAGYPVREGRLHYSGKEFRVPWNRRARKELGDLLREARKVLECGTPPEVYPKGHPRCARCSYAPYCHGAHDWREGIQD
- a CDS encoding GntR family transcriptional regulator, translated to MTANPLSPAENQDLRQIVHDKVREAILDGHFLPGERLSEVELAEQLNVSRTPVREAIRQLAQTGIIELRPRKGAFVALLSIKDVNDLYELRSALELMAVQDICKNPPREELMKMHHVFSSMDNTTDPQYFLEEDSRFHRLLRGGSGNRFLEKALTNVFDLIQLCRLYSIAETSIERSLEEHKCIIDAVLQQDSRKATDALQNHLNYFRESLISYLNKHPEFTRGRRAS
- a CDS encoding TIGR02757 family protein; translated protein: MPGPYGDGGNDRSLASARRRWFEKIYQSCGGLRDEPGDPVSLLQGYPDVRDREVVGLIVSGLAYGRVRQILNSANRVLAVLGPAPAQMVAESPERLLGELGAWRHRFTTAGELARLVAALGRLIRTEGSVEAVVQKGMGGDEPAVQGLSHLVGRLRSCGAGEPNSLLASPRDRSACKRLFLYCKWMVRRDHVDPGGWGCLSPSQLLLPMDTHMHRICCRLGCTTRKTPDLRAAVEATEWFRGVNPEDPTKYDFALTRYGIAPDRTPESLYAWYQGCMQAAGAGM
- a CDS encoding DJ-1/PfpI family protein; protein product: MKRVGILVFDDMELLDATGPYEVFSAASMLHDSVLFETFALSVAGDSVRTINGLILSAEWDLRDHPHIDILVLPGGEGTKEIIGRPEVLRWVRRSAATAEIVFSVCSGARILAAAGLLEGRRCTTHHSVVEDIGRLAPDCVVSREARFVESGKLLTAAGVSAGIDGAFHILRRLQGGHVAATTQVYMEYGRWRAGRG
- a CDS encoding universal stress protein, with the protein product MSLQESESQNRGVMKMLQHLSAQRVLLLHVAENEPSPEAPAREKLEALRKQLEEEGFKGEAVIKTGHVATVICSYASERNVGLIVLPWKPKMIVRIALLGSVVRDVIRLSDRPVAVYKAKGVMQRRQSGGVDRIMYATAFQATDSVVMPYLKHEGIKADTLVLLHVGERAPDPRAEKTRRTQVGMNLNRLAGECSGWFGEVETISALGRPSKRIVRQAKQGDVDLIVLGKYDAPSPFGSMLGSTAEMLARTAPCSLLVVPVESLAVTGYSKSGERG
- a CDS encoding BCCT family transporter; this encodes MWLKENIVFVISFIMVGTIITFGVVAPREFDALSSAVHEGILEHFSWGYTIAPFIFLVFSLTLAFSKYGRIKLGKDSEKPQYSYFAWFSMLFAAGMGIGLVFWGVSEPLMHYTNPPAGIAGSSADAARFAMRHVFFHWGLQPWAIYVVMSLSIAYFCFRRGMPPLISSALYPLLGERIYGLWGYAVDILAVFAVVFGIATSLGLGTMQISSGLAYVFPAVPDTMTTWFAIIAIVTVMYMISAMRGLDRGIQVLSRANIGIAAVLLFAMLFIGPTTFILNVLITTTGDYLSSLLSMSLSANPFQGYQWTKDWTLFFWATWISWSPFVGLFVASISRGRTIREFVLGALLVPSLLTFIWFAVFGGAAFDLEIRQGYDIAAATVENISTGLFNVFTYYPLSWLLTGFALMLLTIFFVTSADSSTLVLAMMTTQGELNPRAYRKFIWGIMQSSVAAILLASGGLNALRKMAISSALPFTIIMLVLCYSLWKGVTYEYNHEYRQGLKDTTAP